GCCGAGGTGGAACGAAGTCTTCGCGTATTGGACGGCGTTGTCGCCGTCTTTTGTGCTGTTGGGGGCGTGGAACCCCAGTCCGAAACCGTATGGCACCAGGCTGAACGGTATCGGGTCCCCCGCATTGCCTTCGTAAACAAGATGGATCGTGTGGGGTCGGATTTCTTCGGCGTCGTCGCGGAAATGAAGGAAAAGCTTGGAGCCGAAGCGATTCCTGTTCAGATCCCCTGGGGAAGTGAATCCGAATTTGCCGGCGTAATTGACCTCCTGAACATGAAGGGCATTCTTTACAAATCCGAATCCCTCGGCGCGCAGTACGAGGAGGTAGATATTCCCGAATCCCTCATTCCGGAGGCGCAGATCTGGCGGGACAAGCTGGTTGATGCTGTTGTGGAATCTGACGACCACCTCCTGGAAACCTATCTCAAGGGCGGGGAAATCACGGTTGACGATCTGAAGGCCGCTCTCCGCCGGGCCACACTGTCCAATGACATGGTGCCCGTACTCTGCGGCTCGGCCTTCAAGAACAAAGGGGTTCAGCCTCTTTTGAACGCCGTCATTGATTATCTGCCCGCCCCCGTCGACGTACCGGCAGTAGAAGGGACCAACCCCCGGACAACCCGGAAGGAAGAACGGGATGCGGACGATGATAAACCGCTTACCGCTCTTGTATTTAAAATCGCAACCGATCCCTACGTGGGTCAGCTCGCCTATATCCGTGTGTACTCCGGCCATCTGAAGACCGGAGACATGGTGCTGAATGTTTCCCGCGACAAGAAGGAGCGGATTGGCCGTCTCCTGAAGATGCATGCGAACAAGCGGGAGGAGATCCAGGAAGTCTGGGCCGGAGATATCTGTGCGGTCGTGGGTCTGAAGAATGTCTTCACCGGTGAAACCGTAACCGATCCCAAGCACCCCATTGTGCTGGAATCCATGGTTTTTCCGGAACCGGTCATTTCCACAGCGATCGAACCCCGGACCAAGGGAGATCAGGACCTTCTCAAGAAATCTCTCCTGGCTCTCCAGGTGGAAGATCCCACCTTTAAAGTTCGAACAGATGAAGAAACCGGCCAGACCCTCATCAGTGGAATGGGGGAGCTTCATCTCGAGATTATCGTCGATCGCCTCACCCGTGAGTTTGGCGTGAAATCTCATGTAGGAAAACCGATGGTTTCCTACAGGGAGACAGTTACGGCCACAGGGGATGCCGAAGGAAAATACATTCGTCAGTCCGGCGGCCGCGGTCAATACGGTCATGTCAAGATACGGTTGATGCCCCATCCGGAAGACAAGGAATTTGAATTCATCAATGCCACATCAGGCGGTGTGATTCCCAAGGAATATATCCGACCCATCGAGATGGGTCTCAAGGAATCGATGGAGGTCGGAATCCTGGCCGGCTATATGGTGAAGGGGGTCAAGGTCGAACTTCTAGATGGTTCGTACCACCCGGTGGATTCCTCGGAAATCGCCTTTAAAATCGCCGCGTCCATGGCCTTCAAATCCGCAATGCGCCAGGCCGGTCCGATTCTTTTGGAACCGGTTATGGAATTGGAAGTCGTCGTCCCCGAGCTGAATGTTGGGGACGTTGTTCATGATATTAATGCACGTCGCGGCAA
The genomic region above belongs to Thermoanaerobaculia bacterium and contains:
- the fusA gene encoding elongation factor G: MPRLVPLPRIRNIGIMAHIDAGKTTTTERILYYTGISHKIGEVHEGTAVMDWMAQEKERGITITAAATTCFWQDYRVNIIDTPGHVDFTAEVERSLRVLDGVVAVFCAVGGVEPQSETVWHQAERYRVPRIAFVNKMDRVGSDFFGVVAEMKEKLGAEAIPVQIPWGSESEFAGVIDLLNMKGILYKSESLGAQYEEVDIPESLIPEAQIWRDKLVDAVVESDDHLLETYLKGGEITVDDLKAALRRATLSNDMVPVLCGSAFKNKGVQPLLNAVIDYLPAPVDVPAVEGTNPRTTRKEERDADDDKPLTALVFKIATDPYVGQLAYIRVYSGHLKTGDMVLNVSRDKKERIGRLLKMHANKREEIQEVWAGDICAVVGLKNVFTGETVTDPKHPIVLESMVFPEPVISTAIEPRTKGDQDLLKKSLLALQVEDPTFKVRTDEETGQTLISGMGELHLEIIVDRLTREFGVKSHVGKPMVSYRETVTATGDAEGKYIRQSGGRGQYGHVKIRLMPHPEDKEFEFINATSGGVIPKEYIRPIEMGLKESMEVGILAGYMVKGVKVELLDGSYHPVDSSEIAFKIAASMAFKSAMRQAGPILLEPVMELEVVVPELNVGDVVHDINARRGKVLDVSNRGKVQVVACRVPMAEMFGYATDLRSLTQGRGTYTMQFFSFEPVPEGVGVKLIAQMGR